The genomic segment tggactgagtctgaattcatctgttgcacaaagcagttcaGTTCTTGATTATCTTATCTTATGTTTCCTGACATAttgtcaaaaatacacaaatattagGGAGGAATTCTTCACAAAACTTGAACAAAAATGCCCcaaatttaacaatttaacaaaCGGGGAGAAATGACCCATCGCTCTGGGGGAATGGAGAGGATGTGCAGTGTTGGCTGGTAAATGTCACTTCCTGCCACAAGAAAAGAAACCGAATGTATTCATCCGCCTCCGTCTACTTTTTCTGATAACTGCTTTTACTTGTATGTATaagtttatgtatgtgtattttagcatttgtatatttgtgtgtatataaatcacttttcttcatttatttcattatcaattaattgtattaataattatattgtattttattattaatattcttaattattatttttttcttcctttgatTATTTAATTCCATTAATAATTGTGTTTTGGCAACACAGTGGAACTGTCATGATAATAAAGCCTgttgaattaaattgaattgaaattgaGTGGAAGTGGACTCTGCTGGACTCTgtgggtggggaggggaggggctcGTCGTGAGGGTGAAGTCCTGCTTTGTTCCGATAAACCACCTGTTGGACCGGGGCTGAGCAGGTCCTCTACTGGGGAGCCAGACCAGCAGCTGGACTGGAAACACTTTGATCTGCACTGACCTGTCTGAAAGGTGCGACACAGATAATGATCAATGGATTGATTTCCTCCTGCAGGACTCAATCTTCATGTTGGGGGAGGAGCCTCTGGGCCTCCAGAGTCCCGCCCCCTCCCAGCAGGATCCCTCGTACCTGTCAGCGAAGGCGGGGCCAAATGGAGAGCTGGGGGAGGAGCTGGACCTGAGTTTTCTTCCTGATGAACTCAGCACACAGGATGACACAGGTGTGACATCACCGatgaattatattttttcaataaCCTTTATTGTAAATATACATCAAGTAACAAACAACAGTCTGTAACTCTGGTGTTTGATTccagctggagcagcagagagtcAGACTGCAGCTCTGGACACGTCTCAGGACAGCGGCATCTGTCCGGACTACAACTCCCAGGATTCCACTGCAGCTGACACCCAGCAGGAGGCGTCCATGTCAGGACTGGGGACCAGTGCCTCCCCCTTCTGTCCCATGACCCCTATGACCCCCATGACCCCCATGACCCCTGTGACCGAGAGATCAGGAATCATCCCACAGTTACAGTAAGTTACTGATGAGTCTAAAGCCACAGTACTGATACTGTAGTACTGATACTTTACCTGTAGTACTGATACTGTAGTACTGATACTTTACCTGTAGTACTGATACTGCAGTACTGATACTTTACCTGTAGTACTGATACTGCAGTACTGATACTTTACCTGTAGTACTGATACTGTAGTACTGATACTTTACCTGTAGTACTGATACTGCAGTACTGATACTTTACCTGTAGTACTGATACTGTAGTACTGATACTTTACTTGTAGTACTGATACTGCAGTACTGATACTTTACCTGTAGTACTGATACTCTAATAACAGTActtttcaggtgtgtgtgtgtgtgtgtgtgtgtgtgtgtgtgtgtgtgtgtgtgtgtgtgtgtgtgtgtgtgtgtgtgtggtgtgtgtgtgtgtgtgtgtgtgtgtgtgttggggtgtgtgtgtgtgtgtgtgtttcatggttCTCAGCATAATGCTGAGTTCAAACCTGGCTGCTCAGCACGTGTTGCGTTCACATGCTGCTGTGTATAAACTGAAGAACTGACTCTCAGCTCTTGTGTATGTAGGAACATTGTCTCCACAGTCAACCTGGGTTGTCCTCTGGACCTGAAGTTCATCGCCCTGCAAGCCAGAAATGCCGAGTACAACCCGAAGGTACCGAGACCTGACTTTCCTCTGTCGGTTTGTAATATACGAGCTGACGTCTGTTCCTCctgatgctgtttttgtttcagcGTTTTGCAGCCGTCATCATGAGGATCCGCGAGCCTCGAACCACAGCGCTGATCTTCAGCTCAGGGAAGATGGTCTGCACCGGAGCCAAGAGGTCAGTGTGACAGTTTGAGCCTTTTCCTACTGAAAGAATTCAAGCTAACGTAACGTGTGTTCATCATCACTGCCTCTAATTGTGTCTCCACCAATCTGCTACCTGTGGAGgaccagtgatgtcacaggaaaagtaataaagcatttccttaatttcatattttaataggcattaaaaataggaattgttaaaagaatttataaatgaacaattaatccattcataaatatttaagatgtaaaaatggatttacaaaagcagcataaaactcattaaataaaccatttatagaTACGGTAGGTTACGGGTCAGTGAGGTCCTGCAGTGGAAAGACACAGGTGTGACTGTGCTGGAAGATGTTTGCTTTCAGATTATTAACCCTCTTCTCCTCTGGGTGCGTTTGAGTGAGGAGCAGTCGCGGCTGGCAGCCAGGAAATACGCCCGGGTGGTGCAGAAACTCGGCTTCCCTGCTCGCTTCCTGGACTTTAAGATCCAGAACATGGTGGCCAGCTGTGACGTCTGTTTCCCCATCAGACTGGAAGGACTGGTCCTGACCCACCAGCAGTTCAGCAGGTAGAAACACCGACTGCTGCTCATTTATTCTTGAGGAGACggggttagcctagcttagcacaaagactggaaacgcTGTTTGGGATCGTTCCAGCCCAGTTTCACCTCTGGTTACTACATAATTCAGCTTTATGTAAACAAAGCCACTGAGACtgattgtatgtgtttttgtctccacaGTTATGAACCAGAGCTGTTTCCAGGACTCATCTACCGGATGGTGAAACCTCGTATCGTCCTGCTCATCTTTGTGTCTGGGAAAGTGGTTCTGACCGGTAATGAAACTCAAATATCTCCACGTAGTTATAGTGAAGAAACAGACGGAGGGTTGAGTTGAACATCACCAAATATGAGTTAAAAACTAAGGCCTTGTCCACAGTAACACAGATATTttagtgtctgactccgcccctaaccTCCAGCTGATCCCAAACTAGTCAAAGAGGAGGgacgtgtgtggagctgagacttcgggGCATGCCgatttgtggcaagcatacattcaaccacctgtcactcaaagaggccacgccctcaatcctccataattTTAGTCCTTAatcaaatgtaaacaggtgagttttttaaacaggtgtcatgaaggaggaaattatctgtagagaccaaaacagtttttgtaccaggctgtaaacatgtttatttctgctgtaaagttggacattttaacatgggagtctatggggattgactcactgttggagccagactctagtggccgttagaggaactgcagctcctggttcTTCAGCGTTGGTTTCTTGTTTCAACTTTGGAGATTGATGCTTGCTTAAAACACTGTCAGTGGATGGGAGgacaaaacagaggaaaatgtttgtttaacaaAATATGTGTTGATGTGGACAAGATCTTTACCGCATAACTATGAGATCTGTTGTCTCTTTTCATACAGCTGTGGAAACTGAAGTTTCCGCTCCAGTCATCtgttttagctaaatgctaacagcTACCTTTTAGTGTTGAGTGCTGTTAACTTGCAGTTAGTTAATTCCCATAATAAGGCgaccaaagaaagaaaatagttttCTCTTAATTCTGAGATCTTTTTTATGATACAGATCACAGTATTCAGATAATTTACTCCTAATTATGAAAAACAGATCCAATAAATCCAAAATGCAGATATCGTAAATATGAGACATGGATCCTGAAGTTATGAAGTATGTATCTTGTAATTATTAAATACAGATAATTAGGAAAtacatattttcataataatgcAATACTTGATCTTGTAATTATAGAACATGGATTTCGTAatgataagatttttttttctttggtgaaTCCATTTCCTCACAACTTGTTTAAATGGAGTTGTAACAGTTATTTAGTCATGTGTTAAATTCCAGGAGCTAAAGAACGAGCTGAGATCTACGAAGCGTTTGAGAACATTTATCCGATCCTGAGAGGCTTCAGGAAACAGTGAGGACTGGGACAGCACTTCCTTTTTGTAAATAgattaaatgtgtatgtgtatatatctatatttgtattttattttgttaagcAGAAGAATTGTGGATGGTAAATGagtctgctgtttgttgaatGTTTCACCGTCCtggaaaaaaagcagagaaaacctCTGTTGATTAAAAGTGACTTTATGTTTTATCTTCTGACTCAGACCTTCACTGTGAACTCAGATTTAAACACTGACTCTTTAGAGAAGCACCGACTCGACCTTTAATATCAATGAACTCAAATATCGGTGGATAAATCAAACTTGAGTATCAGTGACTATAATATCGAAATGATCCTGTTGTGTAGTTAATCATGtcgttaattcagaaaaacagagctaatttttttgtcatgtgaATGCATTATGCTTCCATagaacaacttttttttttcaattgttttattatacaaaacattttccatttcatcttaaaacaattaaacattGAACATGGAGGAAACAATCATAACCTATGAAACAAGATACATAGTAAAATATGAACAATGCATACAAATACAATAagggaaataaatgtaacataaataaggatgatgaaacaaaaataataaaagtatttcaaaaGAACAAACTTATAAAC from the Seriola aureovittata isolate HTS-2021-v1 ecotype China chromosome 13, ASM2101889v1, whole genome shotgun sequence genome contains:
- the tbpl2 gene encoding TATA box-binding protein-like 2 — translated: MSSGSHQCGLDAAVQLCLEPGPGGSWSRSAGSSVMDESALERYFDDSIANDSIFMLGEEPLGLQSPAPSQQDPSYLSAKAGPNGELGEELDLSFLPDELSTQDDTAGAAESQTAALDTSQDSGICPDYNSQDSTAADTQQEASMSGLGTSASPFCPMTPMTPMTPMTPVTERSGIIPQLQNIVSTVNLGCPLDLKFIALQARNAEYNPKRFAAVIMRIREPRTTALIFSSGKMVCTGAKSEEQSRLAARKYARVVQKLGFPARFLDFKIQNMVASCDVCFPIRLEGLVLTHQQFSSYEPELFPGLIYRMVKPRIVLLIFVSGKVVLTGAKERAEIYEAFENIYPILRGFRKQ